In Vreelandella piezotolerans, one genomic interval encodes:
- a CDS encoding bifunctional prephenate dehydrogenase/3-phosphoshikimate 1-carboxyvinyltransferase: protein MSARSSKHTPCLESRVLIVGLGLIGGSLAAALRVDGYQGHVVACDPNPDEIALGIELGIVDSGGTRLDELLEGVSMVVLAVPVLAMESVMAQLAAALPRAARDVVITDVGSTKATIRECAERVFGSMPPNMVLGHPIAGSEKSGVAAANPTLYVNHKVILTPEPNVYEQALMRVEALWLACGADVLHMSVERHDQVLARTSHLPHLLAFSLVDTLARQDERLDIFRYAAGGFRDFTRIAGSDPVMWRDIFIANREAVLSSLDDFEAGLKRLRQAVEEGDSDALIATFDRASHARHYFDTLLNKTSYQAEYHMQPHGKVTYRVQPGGKAQGRLRVPGDKSMSHRSIMLGALAEGVTEVKGFLEGEDSLATLQAFREMGVAIEGPHQGRVTIHGVGMHGLKAPAGPLYVGNSGTAMRLFAGLLAGQAFDSELTGDESLTKRPMGRVADPLRLMGAMIDTAEGGRPPLKIHGGKALKGIHYDMPMASAQVKSCLLLAGLYAEGETRVREPAPTRDHTERMLNGFGYEVSREGDTCWLQGGGRLTAGPIDVPSDISSATFFLVAAAITPGSDIVLEHVGINPTRIGVINILQLMGADLTLQNEREVGGEPVADIRIRYAPLKGIDIPVDQVPLAIDEFPALFIAASNAYGTTRLRGAEELRVKESDRIQAMADGLAVLGVEHTVVEDGIDIVGNGNDSGPSYGGGRIDSLGDHRIAMAFAIASLRAGAEIIIDDCANVATSFPDFVALAQRIGMSVEVEGANDH, encoded by the coding sequence GTGTCGGCGCGCTCGAGTAAGCACACTCCCTGCCTCGAATCACGTGTGCTGATAGTGGGTCTTGGATTGATAGGAGGGTCATTGGCCGCTGCGCTTCGCGTCGACGGCTATCAGGGCCATGTCGTGGCCTGCGATCCCAATCCAGATGAGATCGCGCTCGGCATCGAGCTTGGGATCGTCGATTCTGGGGGCACTCGGCTTGACGAGCTGCTCGAAGGCGTCTCAATGGTCGTCCTGGCAGTGCCTGTGCTGGCTATGGAGAGCGTCATGGCCCAGTTGGCCGCGGCGCTCCCTCGTGCGGCTCGCGACGTCGTCATTACCGACGTGGGCAGTACCAAGGCAACGATCCGCGAGTGTGCCGAGCGGGTCTTTGGCAGCATGCCGCCGAACATGGTGCTAGGTCATCCTATCGCAGGGTCCGAAAAGAGCGGTGTGGCGGCGGCCAACCCCACGCTGTATGTGAATCATAAGGTGATTTTGACACCGGAGCCCAACGTCTACGAGCAGGCGCTGATGCGAGTAGAAGCGTTATGGCTGGCCTGTGGCGCGGACGTTCTCCACATGAGTGTGGAGCGCCATGACCAAGTATTGGCGCGCACCAGCCATCTGCCCCACCTGTTGGCCTTTTCCCTGGTGGATACCCTAGCGCGTCAGGATGAGCGGCTGGATATTTTTCGTTATGCCGCAGGCGGGTTCCGAGACTTCACGCGCATTGCGGGCAGCGATCCGGTCATGTGGCGGGATATTTTCATTGCCAACCGAGAGGCAGTGCTATCGTCGCTGGATGATTTTGAGGCCGGTCTAAAGCGTCTGCGTCAAGCCGTGGAGGAGGGGGATAGCGATGCACTCATCGCCACCTTCGACCGGGCCAGTCATGCGCGTCACTATTTCGATACATTATTGAACAAAACCAGTTATCAGGCGGAATATCATATGCAACCACACGGTAAAGTGACTTATCGGGTGCAGCCAGGCGGCAAGGCGCAGGGGCGCTTGCGCGTGCCGGGCGATAAATCCATGTCCCACCGCTCGATCATGCTAGGCGCTCTGGCCGAAGGCGTGACGGAAGTCAAAGGCTTCCTGGAGGGCGAAGATAGTCTGGCCACCTTACAGGCCTTTCGTGAAATGGGGGTGGCCATCGAAGGCCCGCACCAGGGGCGCGTGACCATTCACGGTGTTGGTATGCACGGTCTCAAGGCGCCGGCAGGCCCGCTGTATGTAGGTAACTCTGGCACCGCCATGCGCCTGTTTGCCGGGCTGCTGGCGGGTCAGGCGTTCGATAGCGAATTGACTGGCGATGAGTCGCTAACCAAGCGTCCAATGGGCCGAGTGGCCGACCCGCTGCGCCTGATGGGCGCAATGATCGACACCGCCGAAGGCGGTCGCCCGCCGCTGAAAATCCACGGTGGCAAAGCGCTGAAAGGCATCCACTACGATATGCCCATGGCCAGCGCCCAAGTGAAGTCTTGTCTGCTGCTCGCGGGGCTTTATGCCGAGGGCGAAACCCGTGTGCGTGAGCCGGCGCCGACCCGTGACCATACCGAACGCATGCTCAATGGGTTTGGTTATGAGGTGTCCCGTGAAGGCGATACCTGCTGGCTGCAAGGCGGCGGCCGACTCACTGCAGGGCCCATCGACGTTCCCTCCGATATCTCTTCGGCGACGTTCTTTCTCGTCGCGGCTGCGATTACGCCAGGCTCCGATATCGTTTTGGAGCACGTGGGCATCAATCCGACGCGGATTGGCGTTATCAATATCTTGCAGCTCATGGGCGCTGATTTAACGCTTCAAAACGAGCGCGAAGTGGGAGGCGAGCCGGTTGCCGATATTCGTATTCGTTACGCGCCTTTGAAAGGCATCGATATTCCAGTCGATCAAGTGCCGCTGGCCATCGATGAGTTCCCCGCGCTGTTCATTGCGGCGTCCAATGCGTACGGGACGACGCGCCTGCGCGGCGCAGAAGAGCTTCGCGTGAAGGAGTCCGACCGTATTCAGGCAATGGCTGATGGCCTTGCGGTGCTTGGCGTTGAACATACGGTGGTAGAGGATGGTATCGACATTGTCGGTAACGGCAATGACAGTGGCCCGAGCTATGGCGGTGGTCGTATCGATAGTCTGGGCGATCACCGTATTGCCATGGCGTTTGCCATTGCGTCGCTACGTGCGGGTGCCGAGATCATCATCGATGACTGTGCCAACGTGGCGACCTCGTTCCCCGATTTCGTCGCGCTCGCTCAACGGATTGGGATGAGCGTCGAGGTGGAGGGTGCCAATGACCACTAA
- the pheA gene encoding prephenate dehydratase, with protein MSDTPIHLDDLRQRIDQLDGDILRLISERANCAQQVAHVKLAQDKDAVFYRPEREAQVLRRIMALNKGPLDSEEMARLFREIMSACLALEQPVKVAYLGPEGTFTQQAALKHFGESAVSLPMAAIDEVFREVEAGAVNYGVVPVENSTEGVVNHTLDTFMDSSIKICGEVVLRIHHHLLISETTRQDKVSRIYSHPQSFGQCRKWLDAHYPHAERVPVSSNAEAAKLVKTEWHSAAIAGDMAAKLYGLERIADKIEDRPDNSTRFLIIGNQDIPMSGEDKTSIVVAMRNQPGALHDLLEPFHRHKIDLTRIETRPSRTGVWNYVFFIDFKGHRDEPQVAAVLEEVRLRASELRVLGSYPQGVL; from the coding sequence ATGTCCGATACGCCGATCCATTTAGACGACTTGCGTCAACGTATCGACCAGTTGGATGGCGATATTCTGCGCTTGATCAGTGAGCGAGCGAACTGTGCTCAGCAGGTCGCTCATGTGAAGCTTGCTCAAGATAAAGATGCCGTCTTCTATCGTCCTGAGCGGGAAGCGCAGGTGCTGCGACGCATCATGGCGCTGAACAAGGGACCGCTGGACTCCGAAGAGATGGCTCGCTTGTTCCGTGAAATCATGTCGGCCTGCCTCGCGCTAGAGCAGCCGGTCAAAGTGGCTTACCTCGGCCCAGAAGGCACATTTACCCAGCAAGCCGCGCTGAAGCACTTTGGTGAAAGCGCGGTCAGCTTGCCCATGGCCGCGATCGACGAAGTGTTTCGTGAAGTGGAAGCGGGCGCGGTGAATTATGGCGTCGTCCCGGTGGAGAACTCCACCGAAGGCGTCGTCAATCATACGCTCGACACCTTCATGGATTCGTCCATCAAAATTTGTGGCGAAGTGGTGCTGCGTATTCATCATCATTTGTTGATCAGCGAAACCACGCGTCAAGACAAAGTATCGCGGATCTATTCGCATCCGCAGTCATTTGGCCAGTGCCGCAAATGGTTGGACGCGCATTATCCCCACGCCGAGCGTGTGCCGGTGTCGTCCAACGCAGAAGCAGCGAAGCTAGTGAAAACCGAGTGGCACAGCGCTGCGATTGCTGGGGACATGGCCGCCAAGCTTTACGGTTTGGAGCGCATCGCCGATAAAATCGAAGACCGTCCGGATAACTCCACGCGCTTTTTGATCATTGGCAATCAAGATATTCCCATGTCGGGTGAAGACAAAACCTCCATCGTCGTGGCCATGCGTAACCAGCCGGGTGCGCTGCACGACCTGTTGGAGCCTTTTCATCGTCATAAGATCGATTTAACGCGTATCGAAACGCGCCCGTCACGTACGGGGGTTTGGAACTACGTTTTCTTCATCGATTTCAAAGGCCACCGCGACGAGCCACAAGTGGCGGCGGTACTAGAAGAGGTGCGTCTGCGCGCATCCGAGCTTCGCGTGTTGGGCTCCTACCCTCAGGGCGTGCTGTGA
- the serC gene encoding 3-phosphoserine/phosphohydroxythreonine transaminase — protein sequence MTRHYNFCAGPAALPSAVLERARSELLDYQGRGLSVMEMSHRSDEFVAIAERAEADLRDLLAIPSHYRVLFLQGGASMQFSMIPMNLLGQGGSANFIQTGVWGKKALNEAKRLGFACHVAASSEANGHTAVPGEESLTISDDAAYLHYTSNETIGGLEFDYIPQAIRVDGNDVPLVCDMSSNILSGPIDVSEFGVIYAGAQKNIGPAGLTIVLVRDDLLGSAPSTIPSLFDYQLLAEAGSMVNTPPTYAWYLSGLVFQWLKNDVGGLEAMDAMNQRKAQKLYAAIDGSRFYSNPIARQNRSRMNVPFVLADERLDALFLREADEAGLLNLKGHRSVGGMRASLYNAVPEEAVDALIAFMADFEQRRG from the coding sequence ATGACACGTCATTATAATTTTTGTGCAGGGCCCGCAGCCCTGCCTAGCGCCGTACTCGAGCGCGCCCGTAGCGAGCTGCTGGACTATCAAGGTCGCGGCTTGTCGGTCATGGAGATGAGTCACCGCAGCGACGAGTTCGTTGCGATTGCAGAGCGCGCCGAAGCCGATCTTCGTGACCTGTTAGCCATTCCTAGTCACTACCGCGTGCTCTTTCTTCAAGGCGGCGCGAGCATGCAGTTCTCGATGATTCCGATGAACCTGCTGGGCCAAGGGGGCAGTGCCAATTTCATCCAAACGGGGGTTTGGGGGAAGAAAGCGCTGAATGAGGCCAAGCGACTGGGTTTTGCCTGCCACGTCGCGGCCAGCAGCGAGGCAAATGGGCATACGGCCGTCCCGGGTGAGGAATCACTGACGATCAGCGATGATGCGGCTTACTTGCATTACACCTCCAATGAAACCATTGGAGGGTTGGAGTTCGACTATATCCCGCAGGCGATTCGAGTAGATGGCAACGACGTGCCGCTGGTGTGCGACATGTCGTCGAACATCCTCTCTGGCCCCATTGATGTCAGTGAGTTTGGCGTCATTTATGCGGGCGCTCAGAAGAACATTGGTCCGGCAGGTTTGACCATCGTTTTGGTTCGCGATGACCTGCTGGGAAGCGCGCCCAGCACCATCCCGTCACTATTCGATTATCAACTGCTGGCGGAAGCGGGTTCCATGGTCAACACGCCACCTACTTACGCGTGGTATTTATCGGGCCTTGTTTTTCAATGGTTGAAAAACGATGTGGGTGGCTTGGAAGCGATGGATGCGATGAATCAGCGTAAAGCGCAAAAGCTATACGCCGCGATCGACGGCAGTCGTTTTTACAGCAATCCCATTGCGCGACAGAACCGTTCTCGTATGAACGTACCGTTCGTACTGGCAGATGAACGTCTGGACGCGCTGTTCTTACGGGAGGCCGACGAGGCTGGGCTGCTCAACTTGAAAGGGCATCGTAGCGTAGGCGGCATGCGCGCTAGTTTGTATAACGCCGTTCCCGAAGAGGCGGTCGATGCTTTAATTGCCTTCATGGCGGATTTCGAACAACGAAGAGGCTAA
- the gyrA gene encoding DNA gyrase subunit A, whose amino-acid sequence MGDIAREILPVNIEDELKQSYLDYAMSVIIGRALPDVRDGLKPVHRRVLFAMHELGNDWNKPYKKSARVVGDVIGKYHPHGDSAVYDTIVRMAQHFSMRHVLVDGQGNFGSIDGDNAAAMRYTEVRMARLAHELLADLEKDTVDWVDNYDGTERIPDVLPTKVPNLLINGSSGIAVGMATNIPPHNMREVIDGCLALIDDYTLSVDDLMQYIPGPDFPTGGIINGRAGILDAYRTGRGRIYVRACHTIEHDDKTGRDHIIITELPYQVNKARLIEKIAELVKEKKIDGIAELRDESDKDGLRVVIEIKRGESGEVVVNNLFAQTQLQNVFGINMVALENGQPRTLNLKEMLEAFIRHRREVVTRRTLFELKKARERGHLLEGLAVAISNIDEVIELIKASPNAAEAREKLLAKVWRPGQVTAMLERAGATSCKPEELEEGFGLNPSATEYRLSPAQAQAILELRLHRLTGLETEKLLDEYLSILEKIAEFTEILASADRLMEVIREELHAVRDQFGDDRRTEIQASHLDLSIEDLIAEEDMVVTVSRSGYAKTQPLSDYQAQRRGGRGKSATSMKDEDVIEHLLVASTHDTVLLFSNRGKVYWLKVYEMPNASRGSRGKPLVNMLPLEEGESVNAILPVRDYDPEHYIFFATANGTVKRTSLEQFSRPRSVGLIAIDLEEGDRLVGAAITSGSDHAMLLSSNGKAIRFEEGNVRAMGRTARGVRGMRLADEAEVISLIIPKSQQIDAEADTDADVDAPEEALASSESEGQIYILTASENGYGKRTRLEEFPLRGRGGQGVIAMQTSERNGSLVAAMQVYDSDEMMLITDRGTLVRTRVEEVSITSRNTQGVMLIRLGKEEKLVKTVRVDEPEETDDVDTGEPADADNGAQEPGTDDTSL is encoded by the coding sequence ATGGGTGACATCGCCAGAGAAATCTTGCCCGTCAATATTGAAGACGAGCTCAAACAGTCGTACCTCGACTATGCGATGAGTGTCATTATCGGTCGCGCGCTCCCCGACGTGCGCGACGGCCTCAAGCCCGTTCACCGGCGTGTGCTGTTTGCCATGCACGAGCTGGGCAATGACTGGAATAAACCGTACAAAAAGTCGGCGCGTGTCGTCGGCGATGTCATCGGTAAATACCACCCGCACGGAGATAGTGCGGTGTATGACACCATCGTACGCATGGCGCAGCACTTCTCCATGCGTCATGTGCTGGTGGATGGACAAGGTAACTTTGGCTCCATCGACGGTGACAACGCGGCGGCCATGCGTTACACCGAGGTGCGCATGGCGCGTCTAGCCCACGAGCTGCTGGCGGATCTCGAAAAAGACACGGTCGATTGGGTCGATAACTACGACGGCACCGAACGAATCCCAGACGTACTGCCTACGAAAGTTCCCAACCTGTTGATCAACGGGTCGTCGGGCATCGCGGTGGGCATGGCGACGAACATCCCGCCGCACAACATGCGGGAAGTGATCGACGGTTGCTTGGCGCTCATCGACGACTACACGCTCTCGGTGGATGATCTGATGCAATACATCCCCGGTCCTGATTTCCCCACCGGGGGGATCATCAACGGGCGTGCGGGCATTCTCGATGCTTACCGCACTGGCCGTGGACGTATTTACGTGCGCGCGTGCCACACCATCGAGCACGACGATAAAACCGGCCGTGACCATATCATCATCACCGAGCTGCCGTATCAGGTGAACAAGGCGCGGCTGATCGAGAAAATTGCCGAGCTGGTCAAAGAGAAGAAAATCGACGGCATCGCCGAGCTGCGTGACGAGTCAGACAAGGATGGCCTGCGCGTGGTGATCGAAATCAAGCGCGGTGAGTCCGGCGAAGTCGTCGTCAATAACCTGTTTGCGCAAACTCAGCTTCAGAACGTGTTTGGCATCAACATGGTGGCGCTTGAGAATGGCCAGCCGCGTACGCTCAATCTCAAAGAGATGCTCGAGGCGTTCATTCGCCATCGCCGCGAGGTCGTCACCCGCAGGACGCTTTTCGAGCTCAAGAAAGCCCGTGAGCGTGGTCATCTGTTGGAAGGCCTAGCCGTGGCCATCTCCAACATCGATGAGGTCATCGAGCTGATCAAGGCCTCTCCCAATGCCGCTGAAGCGCGTGAAAAGCTGCTGGCGAAGGTGTGGCGGCCCGGGCAGGTGACGGCCATGCTGGAGCGCGCTGGCGCGACTTCCTGTAAGCCAGAAGAGTTGGAAGAGGGCTTTGGCCTCAACCCCTCGGCCACGGAATATCGGCTCTCGCCCGCCCAGGCGCAGGCCATTCTAGAGCTTCGCCTACACCGTTTGACCGGGCTGGAAACCGAGAAGCTGCTCGATGAGTATCTCTCCATCCTCGAAAAGATCGCCGAGTTTACCGAGATTTTGGCCTCCGCCGATCGCCTGATGGAAGTGATCCGCGAAGAGCTACATGCAGTGCGTGATCAGTTCGGGGACGATCGCCGCACGGAGATCCAGGCAAGCCACTTGGATCTTTCCATCGAAGATTTGATTGCCGAAGAGGACATGGTCGTCACCGTTTCCCGCTCGGGCTATGCGAAGACGCAACCGCTATCGGATTATCAGGCGCAGCGCCGCGGCGGTCGTGGTAAGTCGGCGACATCCATGAAAGACGAAGACGTCATCGAGCACCTGCTGGTGGCCTCGACCCACGACACCGTGCTGCTCTTCTCCAACCGTGGCAAGGTGTACTGGCTGAAAGTGTACGAAATGCCGAATGCCAGCCGTGGCTCCCGTGGTAAACCGTTGGTCAACATGCTGCCGCTGGAAGAGGGCGAGTCGGTCAACGCCATTTTGCCGGTGCGCGACTATGACCCCGAGCACTACATCTTCTTCGCTACAGCCAATGGCACGGTGAAGCGTACCAGCCTCGAACAGTTCTCCCGTCCGCGCAGCGTTGGTTTGATTGCGATCGATCTTGAAGAGGGCGACCGTTTGGTGGGGGCGGCGATTACGTCGGGCTCCGATCACGCGATGCTGCTCTCTTCCAACGGTAAAGCGATCCGTTTCGAAGAGGGTAACGTGCGCGCTATGGGCCGTACCGCTCGCGGCGTGCGTGGCATGCGTCTCGCCGATGAGGCGGAAGTGATCAGCCTGATCATTCCCAAGAGTCAGCAGATCGATGCCGAAGCCGATACCGACGCAGATGTGGATGCCCCAGAAGAAGCCCTTGCTTCAAGCGAAAGCGAGGGCCAGATATATATCCTGACGGCCAGTGAGAATGGATACGGCAAGCGTACACGCCTCGAAGAGTTCCCGCTGCGCGGCCGGGGTGGACAAGGCGTCATCGCCATGCAAACCAGTGAGCGTAACGGCTCGCTAGTGGCGGCGATGCAGGTCTACGACAGCGACGAAATGATGTTGATCACCGATCGTGGTACGTTGGTACGTACCCGCGTAGAGGAGGTCTCCATCACCTCCCGAAACACGCAAGGGGTCATGCTGATTCGTTTGGGGAAAGAAGAGAAATTGGTGAAAACCGTTCGCGTGGACGAGCCTGAAGAGACGGATGACGTAGACACGGGCGAACCAGCAGACGCAGACAATGGCGCACAGGAACCGGGAACCGATGACACGTCATTATAA
- a CDS encoding acyl-CoA thioesterase encodes MSESISQVSMRVRGYHLDGYGHVNNARYLEFMEEGRWAFFDEHPRLIGQLHSAGRAFVVVNLNIDYRAAAVQGDDLQVFTGIVDVGERSALCHHRIVRSDGTLIAQADLTFVLLDVKANKAAAIEGEVRDVLQGMVVAKESFTA; translated from the coding sequence ATGTCTGAATCAATTTCCCAAGTTAGTATGCGGGTTCGTGGTTACCATTTGGATGGCTATGGCCATGTCAACAATGCGCGCTACTTGGAGTTCATGGAGGAAGGGCGATGGGCGTTCTTTGACGAACATCCCCGGCTCATTGGGCAGCTTCACAGTGCTGGTCGCGCTTTCGTCGTCGTCAATTTGAACATCGACTATCGCGCGGCGGCCGTGCAAGGGGACGATTTGCAGGTATTCACGGGCATCGTCGACGTGGGTGAGCGAAGTGCGCTCTGCCATCACCGCATCGTTCGATCTGACGGCACCTTGATCGCCCAGGCCGACCTCACCTTCGTTCTGTTGGATGTGAAGGCCAATAAAGCCGCCGCCATCGAAGGGGAGGTGCGCGATGTGTTGCAGGGGATGGTCGTGGCCAAGGAGTCGTTCACGGCCTGA
- a CDS encoding recombination-associated protein RdgC, producing MWFKHLHLYRLHGAPELDSQTLANALDEHAAKPLGNADARRLGWTAPAGRLGGDQRVHEIQGHRLLSALRQERLLPASVVKEEVDEKVADIEASEGRKVTRKEKMALKEQVTEALLPRAFVRSQKIDLWWDTKRQLIGVNASSRSRAEDVLDLLRETLGSLKVTPLSSQTLPIRAMTTWLGDPASRPADLQLGDQVELKAKGDDGVLRARQVDLDSDEIQQLLESGRQASKLAMSLDGRLSFVLHDDLALKSLRFGDALIEEADHADDGDDALARLETDFILMAQALSEDVSRLLEWLGGETQREPTTPSDA from the coding sequence ATGTGGTTTAAGCACCTGCATTTATATCGCCTGCACGGCGCTCCCGAGCTAGATAGCCAAACCCTGGCCAATGCACTGGATGAGCACGCGGCCAAGCCGCTAGGCAATGCGGATGCACGCCGCTTGGGCTGGACGGCTCCTGCCGGACGGCTAGGCGGCGACCAGCGTGTCCATGAGATTCAGGGGCACCGCCTACTCTCGGCCTTGCGCCAGGAACGTCTGCTTCCCGCCTCGGTCGTCAAAGAAGAAGTCGATGAAAAGGTCGCTGACATCGAGGCCAGCGAAGGGCGTAAAGTGACCCGTAAAGAAAAAATGGCACTCAAAGAGCAAGTTACCGAAGCGCTCTTGCCCCGCGCCTTCGTCCGCAGCCAAAAAATCGACCTCTGGTGGGACACGAAGCGTCAGCTCATTGGCGTGAATGCCAGCTCGCGCAGCCGCGCTGAGGATGTACTGGACCTGCTGCGCGAAACCCTCGGCAGCTTGAAAGTCACGCCGCTCAGTAGCCAAACGTTGCCCATCCGCGCCATGACTACTTGGCTTGGCGACCCGGCCAGCCGCCCTGCCGACCTCCAGCTTGGCGACCAAGTGGAGCTCAAGGCCAAAGGTGACGACGGCGTACTGCGCGCGCGCCAGGTCGATCTCGACAGCGACGAAATTCAACAGCTTCTCGAAAGCGGGCGCCAAGCCAGCAAACTGGCGATGAGTCTCGACGGCCGTCTAAGCTTCGTGCTGCACGACGATCTAGCGCTCAAATCGCTACGCTTTGGCGACGCGCTCATCGAAGAAGCGGATCATGCCGATGACGGCGACGATGCGCTGGCTCGATTGGAAACCGATTTTATTTTGATGGCACAGGCATTGTCCGAGGACGTATCCCGCCTACTCGAATGGCTCGGTGGCGAAACTCAGCGGGAACCGACGACTCCATCAGACGCCTAA
- a CDS encoding 1-acyl-sn-glycerol-3-phosphate acyltransferase, producing the protein MTQHNNAPHADTPNDPWADIRPYADHEVADVLERLSRDSELLDALTRFRLPRMAKWAPPLARALAGHAVRREVKGVTSVREFQMRIASYMVRMIRTTTDAFDVSGLDKLDDDGAYLFIGNHRDISLDPAFVNYALYEAGRDTVRIAIGDNLLKKPYVTDLMRLNKSFIVPRSARGKRAMLAAYQQLSSYIRHSITEDNHSIWMAQREGRAKNGIDRTDPAIIKMLIMAKRHAERDMVFGDAIAELKLVPVSISYEYDPCDVQKAQELHDIAHQGSYAKSEFEDIRSIVAGITGSKGRVQLKFGTPVGADMATPDEVAAEIDRQVIGGYRLFPSHYLALEALGESPELVARKAITRQDRERFKARLASVPEALRPYWLEQYANPVKHKAGRLSL; encoded by the coding sequence ATGACTCAACACAATAACGCACCACACGCTGACACGCCGAATGACCCCTGGGCCGACATTCGTCCTTATGCGGATCATGAGGTAGCCGATGTACTCGAAAGGCTTTCTCGCGACAGCGAGCTGCTCGATGCGCTAACCCGCTTCCGGCTGCCCCGCATGGCCAAGTGGGCGCCACCGCTGGCGCGCGCGCTGGCAGGCCATGCCGTTCGAAGAGAAGTCAAAGGAGTGACCAGCGTCCGAGAATTTCAGATGCGCATTGCCAGCTATATGGTGCGCATGATCCGTACGACGACCGATGCCTTCGATGTGTCGGGCCTCGACAAACTCGACGATGACGGCGCTTACCTCTTCATTGGTAACCACCGAGACATTTCACTGGATCCTGCCTTCGTCAATTATGCGCTTTACGAAGCAGGACGAGACACCGTGCGCATCGCCATAGGTGACAACTTACTGAAAAAACCCTATGTCACCGACCTGATGCGCCTTAACAAGAGCTTCATCGTGCCTCGCAGCGCGCGCGGCAAGCGGGCCATGCTGGCCGCCTATCAGCAGCTCTCTTCGTACATCCGCCACTCGATTACCGAAGACAACCACTCCATATGGATGGCTCAGCGCGAAGGCCGTGCCAAAAACGGCATTGACCGAACGGACCCTGCCATCATCAAAATGCTCATCATGGCCAAACGTCACGCCGAACGCGACATGGTGTTTGGTGACGCCATTGCCGAGCTCAAGTTGGTGCCGGTCTCGATCAGCTACGAGTATGATCCCTGCGACGTGCAAAAAGCCCAAGAGCTGCACGATATCGCCCACCAGGGCAGCTACGCCAAAAGCGAGTTTGAAGACATTCGCTCTATCGTAGCAGGCATCACCGGGTCTAAAGGGCGCGTCCAGCTCAAATTCGGCACGCCGGTCGGTGCCGACATGGCCACCCCCGACGAGGTGGCCGCTGAAATCGATCGGCAAGTCATTGGCGGCTATCGCCTCTTCCCCAGCCACTATTTGGCGCTGGAAGCACTAGGCGAGTCACCCGAGCTGGTCGCCCGTAAAGCGATTACTCGACAGGATCGTGAGCGGTTCAAGGCGCGCCTGGCCAGTGTCCCCGAAGCACTGCGTCCCTATTGGCTCGAGCAGTACGCCAACCCTGTGAAACACAAGGCAGGCAGGCTGAGTCTTTAG